A stretch of DNA from Coccidioides posadasii str. Silveira chromosome 1, complete sequence:
TCCATATCTAAGTATGGATTAACTAATGATCGGCAAAGTGGTATGACCCTGATGCCGTTACGACAAAGGACGGCGTTTTGGAGATACGATTTGATGCTTTTCAAAATCATGGACTAAATTATCGATCTGGTATGGTGCAGTCGTGGAATCAGCTGTGCTTCACTGGAGGGCGTTTGGAGGCGAGCATATCCCTTCCTGGTCGAGGCGATACCTCTGGTCTTTGGCCAGGTTTCTGGTCCATGGGCAATCTCGGACGACCTGGATATGCCGCTACAACCGAAGGCATGTGGCCATACACTTACCACGACAAGTGCGACGCTGGTATTACTGCAAACCAAAGCTCCACAGATGGGATCAGCTTTCTTCCCGGGATGAAACTTCCAGCCTGCACGTGCGACGGCGAGGACCACCCAACACCCGGAAAGTCGCGATCCGCCCCGGAAATTGACGTTATTGAAGCCAGTGTCCATCCACTAAATAAGGAAGTTTCATCAACCATCGGTGATGTATCGCAAAGTGCACAAATTGCACCTTTTGATATTTGGTATATGCCAAACTATGGTTAGTATACTATCAAACACCTCATATCTCCTTTGGCCTAACAACGCGGTAGAATTTATGGAATTGTATGATCCCAAAATCACGCATATAAATGACTACCGCGGTGGCCCTTTCCAGCAAGCCATTTCTGGAATCACCAACTTAAACAACGACTGGTATGACGGCAAAGCATATCAAGTATACGCCTTCGAATACACGCCTGGTGCGAAAGGAGAAATAACGTGGTTTGTCGGTAAAGATAAAACCTGGAAACTCGATGCACGTGCCATCGGGCCCAATGGGAATATCGGACAGCGAGTGATCCCCGTCGAGCCCATGGCAATTATCATGAACTTGGGCATGTCCCACAGTTTTGCACCGTTGAACCTGACAGGTCTAGCGTCATTGCTCCCCGCAAAGATGAGATTCGACTACGTGAGACTGTACCAGGATCCTGATAAGAAAAGCGTGACTTGTGACCCGCCAGGGATGGAGACAACGCGCTATATCAAGAAGCACAAGGAAGTCTATACCAATCCTAACCTGACAACCTGGTAAGTGTGGCCCTAAAGAGCAGGGAGAACATATATGCTAACTTGATTCCTAGGTCGCAGACAGACTACTCATGGCCAAAGAACGACTTCGTTCATGGATGCGGTTAATTGCATTCTCTCTCATGCGTCCTCTTTGCTTTCGCGACTATCCCGCATCTCAAgcattttttttccccctgcACCTTTCTCATTCTGTTTTACTTCGAACCGTTCTCTAGACACCTCATTATTCTACGCATTTCTTCCTGTAAATGTATGAATTTGTATAATTGCCGCCTctatttttcatttttgttTTCAACTGCATCACCATCTTCCAATTTTTCATGCTATGTGTTcctgttttcttctttcctgCAATGATTGCATTTAGCGTGGCGGCGCCTTAGCAGGCATTTGGCTGGTGAAACTAAAACATATGCAGaaccccaaaaaaaaaaagcaagcaagcaTGCATAATCATAAAAACCAGACTTAAAGAGGCCTCACTTGGTAGGTGCTTGGGTTGTCTGCATACATCAATGTATGAATCCTGCACTCCCCAGTAGCAATGAATTAAAAAAATATTTGCGGATAACAATTTGTTCTTGTTTCAATGGACCTTGCTCTGTTTTTCATAGGAAGCATCTGGTTTTGTCCGAATAATATGCATTGTTACGCTTTCGCAGACACATGATCACTTCCAAGTGGAACACAAAGGAATAATATTACACACATGTAAGTGATAAGGTAATCTTCGACATATAGGATATATGCATATTAAGCTATTAGAAATACAGAACAGATAATCTTCGATTCTCCAAGAGAGAAGTGGGAGAACCTCTAACATGTAGGCGTGAGTTTGAGAGGAAGTATGGTATAAGGGGCGGGTtaaatacatacataccgagagggggagagagagggcCAATGGACTCCGCAGTCAACCGTGTTTCCGTAAAGCAGGGGGAAAGGATAAAAAGAAGCCCAACGAACGCTGGCAGAAGAGAAAGGTGGGATGAAGCTGGCATGCAAGATGTTAAAAAAAAacagagaaaaagaaaaaaaaaaaaggtaaagaGGTAATAATAACATAAGACAGGATATCATTaaaaaaacgaaaaaaaCTGGACGTTTATgccaaaaaaagaaaagaaaagaaaaacaccAATTTGGTATCCCTTCCTTTATTGATGGATGTGCTTCCTGTATCCTTTTCCCATTCACCTAAATTTACTACTTAGGCATGTATGGTATATATGTACTAAGGATTTTGTTCCTCGCTATCATATTGCTGTATTTCTGTTCAAGGATTATGTATGTCATTAgcgtctttttttttttcccccccctaTCTCCCGGGTCCCATTTCATAAATCTGCTCTGGCACAGGGCCTGTATGCGTTGGGTGCATGCCATTGGGACTCCCGGGACTGCTACCGCTCAGAGGGCTTGGCGGACCCATGCTCACACGCTGGTTGTAATAATCATTTGCTTGACCCTGCGGCGGCATCGGCTGCTGCGGCGGCGGTGGTTGGAGATTACCAGGCATTTCGGCCATATCGGTTTGGGGCACTTTGTCATAGCCATATGAAGGAGGAGGTTGGGAGCCGTCGAGGGGCTTGTTATCCACAGCCGGTGGTGGTGCATAATAACCCATTGCTGCGTTTTGAGGCTGTCCGTATTGATCGTGGGGCGCCATTGGTGGCCCAGGAGGAGGAACGCCGGCGCCGGCGGCAGCGGCGCCATTATTGTTCTGGtcagccttcttcttcacgCAGAAGAACCAGACGAGGAAAGCGGCGATGGCTCCGACGCCAGCGCAGGCGCCGACGACGACACCGGCGATGGCACCGCCGGAGAGACTCTTCTTTCGTTTGCCTCTGCCAGTgccgtcatcatcatcgtcgtcatcttGTGACTCTGAAGGCCCAGTGGATTGTGATGGGCCGGCTGGGGAAGAAGAAGTTTCATCTGGTGCAGGCGGGGTCGACTCTTCGGTTTGCGTAGGCTCGGGAGGGGCGGAAGGCAGGTCAAAGTCGGATGAGCTCGAGGAAGTCAGGTGGGTTCTCCAAGAGGAGCCATAGACAGACTCGTAGTAATCGGTGAGTTGCTGGACTTGTGACGAAACCGAGGCATAGGACCGACATCCGAACAGTTTCGATCCGCCACCGAAGAAATACGTTCCGCAGTACGGttcggtggtggtggtgcaTTTCAAGATCCTGCGGTTGCTTCTGCAGGAAGCATCGCACTCGTCGCCATAGTTGATGCAACTAGATGGGATGTTCGTACAGTCGGTGATTTCGCTGCTAATGCAGCAGCCAATGGCGGTGCCCTGATGGACGCAGTTGGCTCGGGCGTTGACGCAGGTCAGCAAGTTATCTGCGCAAGAGCAGCACCAATTAGTAAGTGCGTActgggaaaaggaaagaaaaaaaaagaaattaattGTTGATATCAAAGGGGGGTTACGGTGGATTGGGATGACGCACCGGGATCGCTAGTGACTAAGCCGCAGTAGTACCCAGGCGGAGGAAGAGGCAATGTCGTTTTGTCCTTCCGCGGTAACAGCTCGCGAGGAAAGCCGGGTGGCACACCTGGCGGATCAGTAGGCTTTGGAGACATGCCAACCGCGGCCATCAAGCCGATAGGGGTTTCTTGAGGCAACGGCATGATAGACATTGAGCCCTCTACGCTCCCGAGGGAGAGCAGGGCCGCAAGGGCGGTGGTCCACGAAAAGTGGTGCATGGCGTGGATAGGTATGCACGGGAGATGGAATCAACAAAAACCGTGAAGATATGATCTTTTCTCGCTTTCTCGCAGCCCGCCGACGACTGCCAGCAGGGAGGGGAGGAAGCCTATGGCACACCAAGCGGTCGACGGACAGACCCGATGAAAGTGACTCCTCTTGACAAACAAATGCCAAGAATTGGTAGATCTTACTGGAGCCCAGCAGCTGACAGTAAGCAGTCAAAGAAGTGAGTGACAGAACGAACGAAGGAACGATTCGCTCTGATGGATCTGATGGTAAAGATGAAACTCTCCACCACCTGTGCGgtcaaaaaaaagagagagagagagagagagagagtgtgtgtgtgtgtgtgtgagagagagagaggaaaaagGGAGACCCGATCATCCACCCGCCCCAGCCTCAACGGGGAAAGGAGATTTGCACTTCTCGTGCCAGCAAAAAACGAGGCTCTGCCCATTCTTCTGACAGCTGTGATTAGCTTCTGATGGCGGTTTGATACTAAGTGGAACGAGAACACGAGCTGGTGATCCAATGGCAAGGCACAAGGGCGGCCTGGCTGCAGGGATCCAGCAGCCGGACTG
This window harbors:
- a CDS encoding uncharacterized protein (CAZy:GH16~EggNog:ENOG410PH77~COG:G~TransMembrane:1 (i174-197o)~BUSCO:3604at33183), whose product is MNSNVNRAKKVPQLRLNSGYHDPFTDQSNGVGEFSAASRPLIAPPEPPYSPVSRLNSSPERLAIPPTRAYLETRRHNAESHHDLSCRSSWTSDAGSRNSRQYFEYYPFGESKVSSREGSDEDVINTQTVAEKFAIFPDKDLIVFPHDVEKDDEMHNPDPEDKYRDCRVCTKRGFLNVGALLFICLGLLTLFIGYPVITFAEKLIRGSDPTGCNADPMCLDVGKISLKNIRTSLIDPDTPDSAKSITAADGKKWELVFSDEFNRDGRTFFEGDDPFLQAVDIWYGVTQDLEWYDPDAVTTKDGVLEIRFDAFQNHGLNYRSGMVQSWNQLCFTGGRLEASISLPGRGDTSGLWPGFWSMGNLGRPGYAATTEGMWPYTYHDKCDAGITANQSSTDGISFLPGMKLPACTCDGEDHPTPGKSRSAPEIDVIEASVHPLNKEVSSTIGDVSQSAQIAPFDIWYMPNYEFMELYDPKITHINDYRGGPFQQAISGITNLNNDWYDGKAYQVYAFEYTPGAKGEITWFVGKDKTWKLDARAIGPNGNIGQRVIPVEPMAIIMNLGMSHSFAPLNLTGLASLLPAKMRFDYVRLYQDPDKKSVTCDPPGMETTRYIKKHKEVYTNPNLTTWSQTDYSWPKNDFVHGCG
- a CDS encoding uncharacterized protein (SECRETED:SignalP(1-21)~EggNog:ENOG410Q0M4~TransMembrane:1 (n4-16c21/22o264-288i)), which encodes MHHFSWTTALAALLSLGSVEGSMSIMPLPQETPIGLMAAVGMSPKPTDPPGVPPGFPRELLPRKDKTTLPLPPPGYYCGLVTSDPDNLLTCVNARANCVHQGTAIGCCISSEITDCTNIPSSCINYGDECDASCRSNRRILKCTTTTEPYCGTYFFGGGSKLFGCRSYASVSSQVQQLTDYYESVYGSSWRTHLTSSSSSDFDLPSAPPEPTQTEESTPPAPDETSSSPAGPSQSTGPSESQDDDDDDDGTGRGKRKKSLSGGAIAGVVVGACAGVGAIAAFLVWFFCVKKKADQNNNGAAAAGAGVPPPGPPMAPHDQYGQPQNAAMGYYAPPPAVDNKPLDGSQPPPSYGYDKVPQTDMAEMPGNLQPPPPQQPMPPQGQANDYYNQRVSMGPPSPLSGSSPGSPNGMHPTHTGPVPEQIYEMGPGR